A genomic stretch from Flavobacterium humidisoli includes:
- a CDS encoding phospholipase effector Tle1 domain-containing protein — translation MSEYIRVKGNIIEKTGGTSRVYAKGGIEHNSNGRIDYFAENYTYGEPEKYVPKQPENSINVYLGMFFDGTGNNRFNSDSMYYSKIKNNTDRIDPKDIPSNKETEITVEDQDKKSKKIKVKITDRDSYWNPYSNIAKLFDLYKTITTKDYEDKKNYPEYGKHIILKQYVEGIGTKQGKPDDLLGSGLARDTWGVISRVHEGIEKVVQDQFSAVPKDRKINKIVIDVFGFSRGAAAARHFCNEVMKEATYRNEMINDPYDKYPLPSGKKIIDKHAGGKLGFELSAKGHMPVGETYKIEIRFLGLFDTVISDMIVKENMGYKLGLGSPLIPYLSLAPLAQEALPEIKTNIGNLKIGKVFHIKASTEWRKNFAFTPSEQGYTLGMIGSHSDIGGGYAELTHYEPVLSYFDVPLGNTKALSQMEKFKQFYTDRFICTNEELQFVNTYDHVTETSISPNSMETGVSHRELKASNDFPDEGKTISNNPIYQVYQTKNSDHYVLKDSRYISNKYSLVPMQLMLEKAIENDVPLFKNYDEASPKPPYKFEYEIPETAAFDTLRQYLEIMRAASKEENKDKNSTYEIDYEIYKHIHHNYVHLSAHYGGLENDFLTVQTGDHHFLSDYVFINEPVEPIIKDEKVIYKREIYVPKS, via the coding sequence ATGTCAGAATATATTAGAGTAAAAGGAAACATAATAGAAAAAACTGGAGGAACTTCCAGAGTTTATGCCAAAGGAGGAATTGAACACAACTCAAACGGACGTATTGATTATTTTGCTGAAAATTATACTTATGGCGAACCAGAAAAATATGTCCCAAAACAGCCCGAAAACTCCATAAATGTCTACTTGGGAATGTTTTTTGATGGCACTGGAAACAATCGTTTTAATTCTGACAGCATGTATTACTCTAAAATTAAAAATAATACCGACAGAATAGACCCAAAAGATATTCCTTCTAACAAAGAAACAGAAATTACAGTAGAAGATCAGGATAAAAAAAGTAAAAAAATTAAAGTAAAAATTACAGATCGTGACAGCTATTGGAATCCCTATTCGAATATTGCCAAACTTTTTGATTTATATAAAACCATTACAACAAAGGATTACGAAGATAAAAAAAACTATCCCGAATATGGCAAACATATAATTCTTAAGCAATACGTGGAAGGCATTGGTACAAAACAAGGGAAGCCAGATGATCTTTTGGGTTCAGGTTTAGCCAGAGATACTTGGGGCGTAATAAGCCGTGTACATGAGGGTATCGAAAAAGTAGTACAAGACCAATTTAGTGCTGTACCCAAAGACAGAAAAATCAATAAAATTGTGATTGATGTATTTGGTTTTAGCAGAGGGGCTGCTGCGGCAAGGCATTTTTGCAACGAAGTGATGAAAGAAGCCACATACAGGAATGAAATGATAAATGATCCTTATGATAAATACCCTCTACCCTCCGGAAAAAAAATAATCGATAAACATGCCGGAGGAAAATTAGGATTTGAGCTAAGTGCAAAAGGACATATGCCTGTGGGAGAAACCTACAAAATCGAAATTCGCTTTTTAGGTCTTTTTGACACTGTAATATCCGATATGATTGTAAAAGAAAATATGGGCTACAAATTAGGGCTTGGCTCGCCACTTATACCTTATCTAAGTCTTGCTCCTTTGGCTCAGGAAGCATTGCCAGAAATAAAAACCAATATAGGAAACCTCAAGATAGGCAAAGTTTTTCATATAAAAGCATCTACAGAATGGAGAAAAAACTTTGCTTTTACCCCTTCAGAACAAGGTTATACGCTAGGTATGATAGGTTCTCACTCTGATATAGGCGGTGGGTATGCAGAGTTAACCCATTATGAGCCTGTACTAAGTTATTTTGATGTACCGCTTGGCAATACAAAAGCCCTAAGCCAAATGGAGAAATTTAAGCAATTTTACACAGACAGATTTATCTGCACTAATGAAGAGCTGCAATTTGTAAATACCTACGATCACGTTACCGAAACCAGCATTTCGCCAAATTCTATGGAAACAGGCGTATCCCATAGAGAGTTAAAAGCGTCCAATGATTTTCCTGATGAAGGGAAAACCATCTCAAACAACCCCATTTATCAAGTTTATCAAACCAAAAATTCAGATCATTATGTATTAAAAGATTCTAGATATATTTCAAACAAGTATTCGCTGGTACCCATGCAGCTTATGCTCGAAAAGGCAATAGAAAACGATGTGCCACTCTTTAAAAATTACGATGAAGCTTCTCCAAAGCCTCCATATAAATTTGAATACGAAATTCCCGAAACTGCAGCATTTGATACATTAAGACAATATTTGGAAATTATGCGTGCTGCTTCAAAAGAAGAAAACAAAGACAAAAATTCAACCTACGAGATAGACTACGAGATCTACAAACACATACATCATAATTACGTTCACTTATCGGCACATTATGGCGGTTTAGAAAATGATTTTTTAACAGTGCAAACAGGAGATCATCATTTTTTATCTGACTATGTTTTTATCAATGAGCCTGTTGAACCGATTATAAAAGATGAAAAAGTAATTTATAAACGAGAAATATATGTACCAAAAAGTTAG
- a CDS encoding DUF2931 family protein produces the protein MYQKVRFFLCCFLTIGLFCSCQPKDTFSWNAGLSGPKNYPSGAPFVEYFYQGKSIAGTSSGTGADQGWSITSGGYVGGDRYKPVPDSMAVKWVCSVDNLVYKGGFKLPRDKMLELFKRKVIDSYGDQNDYSVIVAGMAPGGNITLWMQGGYATTEIAKFKILKGEEDQNIDDDYKKKDIKSWGNYLAYWKIHGIPYSVWEKGEKEYPYDIGFTTEEEDKKGYSIAIAGYTKDGSVIYSNEDPIPYLKWNENVKLQVAKGKKLPVQFWIRWHSSDGKEWYESKIVLPTNLDKQLLKFQEQYGKDVFLTVGMNKVSENKPYTFGRIWLENFKVKTEIMKFRAAKFNLEKNDFEISQYSLPKGFVFPKWEGREPIEFPELDYWQEK, from the coding sequence ATGTACCAAAAAGTTAGATTTTTTTTATGCTGCTTTTTAACCATTGGTTTATTTTGTAGCTGTCAGCCTAAAGATACATTTAGTTGGAATGCGGGTCTTTCTGGTCCAAAAAACTACCCTTCGGGCGCACCTTTTGTAGAATATTTTTATCAGGGAAAAAGCATTGCAGGGACTTCTTCTGGAACAGGTGCAGATCAAGGGTGGAGCATTACCAGCGGAGGTTATGTTGGAGGTGATCGATATAAACCAGTTCCAGATAGCATGGCAGTAAAATGGGTATGTTCAGTTGACAACTTAGTTTATAAAGGCGGATTCAAATTGCCCAGAGACAAAATGCTCGAATTGTTTAAAAGAAAAGTGATAGATTCTTATGGGGACCAAAACGACTATAGTGTAATTGTTGCTGGAATGGCTCCTGGCGGTAATATAACTCTATGGATGCAGGGCGGATATGCCACTACAGAAATAGCAAAATTTAAAATTTTAAAAGGGGAAGAGGATCAAAATATAGATGATGATTACAAAAAAAAAGATATAAAGTCATGGGGCAATTATCTTGCTTATTGGAAAATTCATGGCATTCCGTATTCTGTCTGGGAAAAAGGAGAAAAAGAATATCCATATGATATTGGGTTTACGACTGAAGAAGAAGATAAAAAAGGTTATAGTATAGCCATTGCTGGCTACACCAAAGATGGCAGTGTAATATATTCCAATGAAGATCCGATTCCATACTTAAAATGGAATGAGAATGTAAAGCTACAAGTAGCAAAAGGTAAAAAGCTTCCTGTACAATTTTGGATACGATGGCATTCAAGTGATGGTAAGGAATGGTATGAATCAAAAATTGTTTTGCCAACTAATTTAGATAAACAACTATTAAAATTTCAAGAACAATATGGTAAAGATGTATTTCTTACTGTAGGAATGAATAAAGTTTCTGAAAATAAACCATACACATTTGGAAGGATATGGCTTGAAAACTTTAAGGTAAAAACAGAAATAATGAAATTTAGGGCTGCCAAATTCAATTTAGAAAAAAATGATTTTGAAATATCACAATACTCGCTTCCAAAAGGTTTTGTATTTCCAAAATGGGAAGGCAGAGAACCTATTGAATTTCCAGAATTAGATTATTGGCAAGAAAAGTAA
- a CDS encoding DUF2931 family protein, with translation MYPKVRFFLYCFLTIGLFCSCQPKDTFSWNAGLSGPKNYPSGAPFIEYFYQGKSIAGTSSGTGADQGWSITSGGYVGGDRYKPVPDSMAVKWVCSVDNLVYKGGFKLPRDKMLELFKRKVIDSYGNQNDYSVIVAGMAPGGNITLWMQGGYATTEIAKFKILKGEEDQNIDDDYKKKEIKSWGNYLTYWKIHGIPYSVWEKGEKEYPYDIGFTTEEEDKKGYSIAIAGYTKDGSIIYSNEDPIPYLKWNENVKLQVAKAKKLPIQFYIQWISQNDQEWYEAEIVLPSNLENQFIEFQKRYGNNIFLTVGMDKVSENKLYTFGRIWLENFKEKIEIMKFRAAKLNVEKNRKKKYEVSKYSLPKHFVFPKWEGREKIQFPELEYWQEK, from the coding sequence ATGTACCCAAAAGTTAGATTTTTTTTATACTGCTTTTTAACCATTGGTTTATTTTGTAGCTGTCAGCCTAAAGATACATTTAGTTGGAATGCGGGTCTTTCTGGTCCAAAAAACTACCCTTCGGGCGCACCTTTTATAGAATATTTTTATCAGGGAAAAAGCATTGCAGGGACTTCTTCTGGAACAGGTGCAGATCAAGGGTGGAGCATTACTAGTGGAGGTTATGTTGGAGGTGATCGATATAAACCAGTTCCAGATAGCATGGCAGTAAAATGGGTTTGTTCAGTTGACAACTTAGTTTATAAAGGCGGATTCAAATTGCCCAGAGACAAAATGCTCGAATTGTTTAAAAGAAAAGTGATAGATTCTTATGGCAATCAAAACGACTATAGTGTAATTGTTGCCGGAATGGCTCCTGGCGGTAATATAACTCTATGGATGCAGGGCGGATATGCCACTACAGAAATAGCAAAATTTAAAATTTTAAAAGGGGAAGAGGATCAAAATATAGATGATGATTACAAAAAAAAAGAAATAAAGTCATGGGGTAACTATCTTACCTATTGGAAAATTCACGGCATTCCATATTCTGTCTGGGAAAAAGGAGAAAAAGAATATCCATATGATATTGGGTTTACGACTGAAGAAGAAGATAAAAAAGGTTATAGTATAGCCATTGCTGGCTACACCAAAGATGGCAGTATAATATATTCAAATGAAGATCCGATTCCATACTTAAAATGGAATGAGAATGTAAAGCTACAAGTTGCAAAAGCTAAAAAACTTCCTATACAGTTTTATATTCAATGGATATCGCAAAATGATCAAGAGTGGTACGAAGCTGAAATTGTACTGCCAAGTAATCTAGAGAATCAATTTATTGAATTTCAAAAAAGATACGGCAATAATATATTTCTTACTGTAGGAATGGATAAAGTTTCGGAAAATAAACTATATACATTTGGAAGGATATGGCTTGAAAATTTTAAAGAAAAAATTGAAATAATGAAATTCAGAGCAGCAAAATTAAATGTAGAAAAGAATAGAAAAAAGAAATACGAAGTTTCAAAATATTCTTTACCTAAACATTTCGTATTTCCTAAATGGGAAGGCAGAGAGAAAATACAATTTCCAGAGTTAGAATATTGGCAAGAAAAGTAA
- a CDS encoding DUF2931 family protein: MYPKVRFFLYCFLIIGLFCSCQPKDTFSWNAGLSGPKNYPSGAPFVEYFYQGKSIAGASSGTGADQGWGITSGGYVGGDRYKPVPDSMAVKWVCSVDNLVYKGGFKLPRDKMLELFKRKVIDSYGNQNDYSVIVAGMAPGGNITLWMQGGYATTEIAKFKILKGEEDQNIDDDYKKKDIKSWGNYLAYWKIHGIPYSVWEKGEKEYPYDIGFSSKDFTYGYHLTFITKEGSWFSLDKLNSFIPWEKNEIQTKKAIEKKHKSPVQLNIQWYTDEENYKERQWYDGKIVLPQNFEDFLKTRLYSRLLISIEKDEHKDAVYGKLLLKGRNQEKEIMIFKLGKYDYKLEKQLSPEYVLPKDFVFPKWEGREPIEFPELDYWQEK, from the coding sequence ATGTACCCAAAAGTTAGATTTTTTTTATACTGCTTTTTAATCATTGGTTTATTTTGTAGCTGTCAGCCTAAAGATACATTTAGTTGGAATGCAGGTCTTTCTGGTCCAAAAAACTACCCTTCGGGTGCTCCTTTTGTAGAATATTTTTATCAGGGAAAAAGCATTGCAGGGGCTTCTTCTGGGACAGGTGCAGATCAAGGCTGGGGTATTACCAGCGGAGGTTATGTTGGAGGTGATCGATATAAACCAGTTCCAGATAGCATGGCAGTAAAATGGGTATGTTCAGTTGACAACTTAGTTTATAAAGGCGGATTCAAATTGCCCAGAGACAAAATGCTCGAATTGTTTAAAAGAAAAGTGATAGATTCTTATGGTAATCAAAACGACTATAGTGTAATTGTTGCCGGAATGGCTCCTGGCGGTAATATAACTCTATGGATGCAGGGCGGATATGCCACTACAGAAATAGCAAAATTTAAAATTTTAAAAGGGGAAGAGGATCAAAATATAGATGATGATTACAAAAAAAAAGATATAAAGTCATGGGGCAATTATCTTGCTTATTGGAAAATTCATGGCATTCCGTATTCGGTTTGGGAAAAAGGAGAAAAAGAATATCCATATGATATTGGATTTTCTAGCAAAGATTTTACTTATGGTTATCATCTAACATTTATTACGAAGGAAGGATCATGGTTTTCTTTAGATAAACTTAATTCTTTTATACCTTGGGAGAAGAATGAAATACAAACAAAAAAGGCTATTGAAAAAAAACATAAATCTCCTGTTCAATTGAATATTCAATGGTATACCGATGAAGAAAATTATAAAGAAAGACAGTGGTATGATGGCAAAATAGTTTTACCACAAAATTTTGAAGATTTTTTAAAAACGAGGCTTTATAGTAGATTACTAATTAGCATTGAAAAAGATGAGCATAAAGATGCTGTATATGGCAAATTACTACTAAAAGGGAGAAACCAAGAAAAGGAAATTATGATTTTTAAACTAGGTAAATATGATTATAAATTAGAAAAACAATTGTCTCCAGAATATGTTTTGCCCAAAGATTTCGTATTCCCTAAATGGGAAGGCAGAGAGCCTATTGAATTTCCAGAATTAGATTATTGGCAAGAAAAGTAA
- a CDS encoding DUF2931 family protein — MYPKVKVFLHSFLIIVIAISCQSKDTFSWNAGFSAPKHYGATGPFVEYFYQGQSIAGASSGVGINPGWEITSGGYVGGDKYKTVPDSIAVKWICGVDRYSYEGGSKLPRNKMLELFKTKAIDSYGNRQEYSLIVAGMAPGGNVTIWMQGGTGSTEICKFKTENKGVWKENDTEYNKYITEHRTISEAFKESSFFWKIHGIPYSVWEKGEKEYDYDIGFSSEEEYKFALTFYTKDGSLFQVDNKSSFLPWKYRFVSYPKNSDHLSKKKKLPVQIHIQWYSQDESRWFNGDIIMPQNLEKKINSSQFDRMIISIEKDTQDKVIGDIYLVNKSKQDKIMSFQLGVYNESLKKLMAPEYSLPKGFVFPKWEGREHLEFPELDYWQEK; from the coding sequence ATGTACCCAAAAGTTAAAGTTTTTTTACACTCCTTTTTAATTATTGTTATAGCCATTAGCTGTCAGTCTAAAGATACCTTTAGCTGGAATGCAGGTTTCTCTGCACCAAAACACTACGGAGCAACTGGACCCTTTGTAGAATATTTTTATCAAGGCCAAAGCATTGCTGGAGCTTCTTCTGGTGTAGGAATTAATCCAGGCTGGGAAATTACAAGCGGAGGTTATGTTGGAGGTGATAAATACAAGACAGTTCCTGATAGCATCGCTGTAAAATGGATTTGTGGAGTTGATAGATATTCTTACGAAGGAGGAAGTAAATTACCCAGAAATAAAATGCTCGAATTGTTTAAAACAAAGGCGATAGATTCATATGGTAATCGACAAGAATACAGTCTGATAGTGGCAGGAATGGCTCCGGGTGGAAATGTTACCATTTGGATGCAGGGAGGAACTGGCAGTACAGAAATATGCAAATTTAAAACAGAAAACAAGGGCGTATGGAAAGAAAATGATACAGAATATAATAAATATATAACTGAACATCGTACTATATCTGAAGCATTTAAGGAATCAAGTTTTTTTTGGAAAATTCATGGCATTCCGTATTCGGTTTGGGAAAAAGGAGAAAAAGAATATGATTATGATATAGGTTTTTCAAGTGAGGAAGAATACAAATTTGCATTAACTTTTTATACCAAGGACGGCAGTTTATTTCAAGTTGACAATAAATCGAGTTTTTTGCCTTGGAAATATAGATTTGTTTCTTATCCAAAAAATTCTGATCATCTTTCTAAAAAGAAAAAACTTCCGGTACAAATCCACATCCAATGGTACTCACAGGATGAATCAAGGTGGTTTAATGGCGATATTATTATGCCTCAGAACTTAGAAAAAAAAATTAATTCTAGCCAGTTTGATAGAATGATTATATCAATAGAAAAAGATACTCAAGATAAAGTTATTGGAGATATTTACTTAGTCAATAAATCAAAGCAGGATAAGATAATGTCTTTTCAGCTTGGGGTTTATAATGAATCTCTCAAAAAACTAATGGCTCCGGAATACTCTCTCCCAAAAGGTTTTGTATTTCCAAAATGGGAAGGCAGAGAACATCTTGAGTTTCCAGAATTAGATTATTGGCAAGAAAAGTAG
- a CDS encoding DUF2931 family protein, which yields MKEEKYSWGAAVCTPKNYPAEIFSGHLILGVNPKSSYVYMPFDDVINSYDLGDNDGSSSGQAEGISPKTLDISWLSYTESKSYSGIFQLDSDKIESLMINGSERPYWDKDAKKIGIAVDKHFVINAGLFPGGMVVLYVFSPSNMTIVGRYQAHEDKTVDWGVAHEIMKTQEGIDETIRVNIKDLPQEILDQIKNGTIPFGYWETLFRDYNLTPQVKAEDKVETIRINYINGEFESIFLSLNRNVMPVKKRAIPRKVNIVWHDVNDRRMESDVFFDEKKSMALFEELQAGEAVHFIIEIDRNTKPRETKGISIKLKSASSEIDMNEAIVSQESFTKSIPY from the coding sequence ATGAAAGAAGAAAAATATTCTTGGGGTGCCGCAGTCTGCACACCAAAAAACTACCCTGCTGAAATTTTTTCAGGACATTTAATATTAGGTGTCAATCCCAAAAGTAGTTATGTGTACATGCCTTTTGATGATGTTATTAATAGCTATGATTTAGGTGACAATGATGGCTCTTCTTCTGGCCAAGCAGAAGGAATTTCGCCTAAAACGCTAGACATATCTTGGCTCTCATATACTGAAAGCAAAAGTTATTCGGGAATCTTTCAACTCGATTCAGATAAAATAGAATCCTTAATGATAAATGGCAGCGAAAGACCATACTGGGATAAAGATGCAAAGAAAATTGGAATAGCTGTAGATAAACATTTTGTAATTAATGCAGGGCTTTTTCCTGGAGGTATGGTCGTTTTATACGTTTTTAGTCCTTCAAATATGACCATTGTTGGACGTTATCAGGCTCATGAGGATAAAACTGTAGATTGGGGCGTTGCACATGAAATAATGAAAACCCAAGAAGGTATTGATGAAACAATCAGAGTTAATATTAAAGATTTGCCACAAGAAATATTAGACCAGATTAAAAATGGCACCATTCCGTTTGGATATTGGGAAACTCTTTTTAGAGATTATAATTTAACTCCTCAGGTTAAAGCAGAAGATAAAGTAGAAACGATTCGTATAAATTATATTAATGGAGAATTTGAGTCTATTTTCTTGAGTTTAAACAGAAATGTAATGCCAGTAAAAAAACGTGCTATTCCACGTAAAGTAAATATTGTTTGGCACGATGTAAACGATAGACGTATGGAAAGCGATGTTTTTTTTGATGAAAAAAAATCGATGGCTCTTTTTGAAGAACTACAAGCAGGAGAAGCTGTCCATTTCATAATAGAAATTGACCGTAATACAAAACCAAGAGAAACTAAAGGGATTTCTATAAAATTAAAGTCTGCTTCTTCTGAAATTGATATGAATGAGGCAATTGTTTCACAGGAATCTTTTACGAAATCTATACCTTATTAG
- a CDS encoding DEAD/DEAH box helicase, producing the protein MNIFAKKLVTNDNEDLPIHPIDIFQGLFHKEGYSYLRGIQEEVLNYWHSIRNQRDVLCKMNTGSGKTLVSLLMLHSKMNEGVGPALYLCPDRQLLDQARKQAELYGIPVCEIDENNDFPTDFHNCKSILLCTFQKVFNSKSIFNRDQITIGSIVIDDAHSCLDKARDTTTLNLPRNHEACERIIKIFEAEFKDQAPGTYRRLIDGDPFASILKVPYWAWFEREEEVATLLNKFSSDDEFKFKWGLIADDLLSYDCYLGPKGIEIAPIHVPYQNVKSFFEAKHRYILSATFEDQTDLIKDFGINSESIINALIPKDRKDIGQRLILAPKRFDPSLFDNDIYKLAKEYSENNINVVVLVPSYAKAEPWIKNGGIVLNDGDINENISALKSKQGGLYVLVNRYDGVDLNGDMCRILIMDGYPAFTSSKELYTEMRLDSVKASLKAQIIEQGLGRAVRSGSDFCAVILMGNDLLQFLGNRNNLQYFTSVTRKQLEMGLTLLDEESKEDSIKTIKETIDFCLSQNIDWRTFHSQGISKVDVDVLNEEKIKNINIAVHEKEAIDLFRSRNYSGSKDVIVKKIIDGMPISSKQKGWYFQFSAQLLYLENKVGSNDLQLAASANATHMFQTKLGNNYTKIAVHEEQSSNVKKFLSQFGKSQDFKIYLEEVLNNFKYSPDINYIKFENALANVGRMIGFYAQEPELEFGNGPDVLWGMTDNHFLILEAKSMAIHEEITRDNIGQLLQSGEWFKKQYGETAKHTLVTLQSPKIKGYNVNPSENTKVIDEQALEKIRKNLTQYVNAICSIGINAITQIEISKLLVAHFFTPPLFRSNYLSDIVSKR; encoded by the coding sequence ATGAACATTTTTGCTAAAAAACTAGTCACAAATGATAATGAAGATTTGCCAATTCATCCAATAGATATTTTCCAAGGTCTTTTCCATAAGGAAGGGTATTCTTATTTGAGAGGTATTCAAGAAGAGGTTTTAAATTATTGGCATTCAATTAGAAATCAGAGAGATGTCCTATGCAAGATGAATACAGGTTCGGGTAAAACACTTGTTAGTTTATTAATGCTTCATTCAAAAATGAATGAAGGTGTTGGTCCAGCTTTGTATTTATGTCCAGACAGGCAATTACTTGATCAAGCAAGAAAGCAAGCTGAACTTTATGGTATTCCAGTTTGTGAAATTGATGAAAATAATGACTTTCCTACTGATTTTCATAATTGTAAAAGTATATTGCTTTGCACTTTCCAAAAGGTATTTAATTCTAAATCAATATTTAATCGCGACCAAATTACGATTGGTTCTATAGTTATTGATGATGCTCATAGTTGTTTGGATAAGGCAAGAGATACAACTACACTTAATTTACCAAGAAATCATGAAGCTTGTGAGAGAATAATTAAAATTTTTGAAGCTGAATTTAAGGATCAAGCACCTGGAACATATAGAAGATTAATTGATGGCGATCCATTTGCAAGTATTTTAAAAGTACCCTATTGGGCTTGGTTTGAAAGGGAAGAAGAGGTGGCAACACTTTTAAATAAGTTTTCATCAGATGACGAGTTCAAATTTAAATGGGGATTAATAGCAGATGATTTATTATCATATGACTGTTATTTAGGACCAAAAGGAATTGAAATTGCTCCAATACATGTACCATATCAAAATGTAAAATCCTTTTTTGAAGCAAAACATAGATACATTCTTTCAGCAACTTTTGAAGATCAAACAGATTTAATTAAAGATTTTGGTATTAATTCAGAAAGTATTATTAATGCTTTAATACCAAAAGATAGAAAAGATATTGGACAGAGATTAATTTTAGCACCGAAAAGATTTGATCCAAGTTTGTTTGATAATGATATTTATAAGTTAGCAAAAGAATATTCTGAAAATAACATTAATGTTGTCGTTTTAGTTCCATCATATGCAAAGGCAGAACCTTGGATAAAAAATGGAGGAATCGTGTTAAATGATGGAGACATAAATGAGAATATCAGTGCACTTAAATCTAAACAAGGAGGATTATATGTTTTGGTTAATAGGTATGATGGAGTAGATTTAAATGGAGATATGTGCAGAATTTTAATAATGGATGGTTATCCTGCATTTACATCTTCTAAAGAATTGTATACAGAAATGAGACTTGATAGCGTAAAAGCTTCTCTCAAAGCACAAATAATTGAGCAAGGTTTAGGAAGAGCTGTTCGATCAGGAAGTGATTTTTGCGCAGTAATATTAATGGGGAATGATTTACTTCAATTTTTAGGAAATAGAAATAATTTGCAATATTTTACCTCTGTAACAAGAAAGCAACTTGAGATGGGACTAACTTTATTAGATGAAGAAAGTAAAGAAGATTCTATCAAAACAATAAAAGAAACAATTGATTTTTGTTTGTCTCAAAATATTGACTGGAGAACATTTCATTCACAAGGAATTTCTAAAGTTGATGTCGATGTTTTAAATGAAGAAAAAATAAAAAATATAAATATTGCAGTCCATGAAAAAGAGGCAATTGATTTGTTTCGATCAAGAAATTACTCAGGTTCAAAAGATGTGATTGTTAAAAAAATAATTGATGGTATGCCAATTTCGAGTAAACAAAAAGGATGGTATTTTCAATTTTCAGCGCAATTGTTATATTTAGAGAATAAGGTTGGTTCAAATGATTTACAATTAGCTGCATCAGCAAATGCTACGCATATGTTTCAAACCAAGCTCGGGAATAATTATACAAAAATTGCTGTACATGAGGAACAATCTTCTAATGTCAAAAAGTTTTTAAGTCAATTTGGTAAATCTCAAGATTTCAAAATTTATTTAGAAGAAGTGCTTAATAACTTCAAATATAGTCCAGATATTAATTACATTAAATTTGAAAATGCTTTAGCGAATGTTGGAAGAATGATTGGATTCTATGCTCAGGAACCAGAATTAGAATTTGGTAATGGCCCAGATGTTTTATGGGGTATGACCGATAACCATTTCTTAATATTAGAGGCTAAATCAATGGCTATACATGAAGAAATTACAAGAGATAATATTGGTCAATTATTACAATCAGGAGAGTGGTTTAAAAAACAATATGGTGAGACTGCTAAACACACACTTGTTACGCTTCAAAGTCCTAAAATAAAAGGCTATAATGTTAATCCAAGCGAAAATACAAAAGTAATTGACGAACAAGCCTTAGAAAAAATTAGAAAAAATTTGACACAATATGTAAATGCAATATGCAGTATTGGTATTAATGCAATAACACAAATAGAAATTTCTAAATTACTTGTAGCACATTTTTTTACTCCGCCATTATTTAGAAGTAATTATCTAAGCGATATAGTTAGTAAACGATAA
- a CDS encoding TatD family hydrolase: MKTYIDIGINLTNKQFQNDIDDVVQDALDADVSQMILTGTSVRNSEASLEIAKQYPGILYSTAGIHPHDAKSFDEKSISRLRNLLKQKQVVSVGECGLDFDRDFSPRKKQEECYKAQLELAIEVQKPLFLHERAAFDSFMNITKDYLPQLPKGVVHCFTGTLQEAKTYLDNGFYLGFTGAISDAKRFSHLKEVIQYVPLDRMMIETDAPFMLPKNVPNSLLKKYHERRCEPAFLPYVAGTIAQFKGIALDKVAEGTTRNAKSFFGI, from the coding sequence ATGAAAACATACATAGATATCGGAATTAATTTGACCAATAAACAATTCCAAAACGACATAGACGATGTCGTACAAGACGCGCTCGACGCCGACGTATCGCAGATGATACTCACAGGCACAAGTGTACGAAACAGCGAAGCTTCATTAGAAATCGCAAAACAATATCCGGGAATATTATATTCGACGGCTGGAATTCATCCGCATGATGCGAAGAGTTTTGATGAAAAAAGCATTTCACGACTGCGGAATTTATTAAAACAGAAACAAGTCGTTTCGGTTGGGGAATGCGGACTCGATTTTGATCGTGACTTTTCGCCCAGAAAGAAACAGGAAGAATGTTATAAAGCCCAATTAGAATTGGCAATCGAAGTACAGAAACCTTTGTTTTTGCACGAAAGAGCCGCTTTTGACAGCTTTATGAATATCACCAAAGACTATTTACCCCAATTGCCAAAAGGCGTTGTGCATTGTTTTACGGGAACTTTGCAGGAAGCTAAAACCTATCTCGATAACGGATTTTATCTCGGTTTTACGGGAGCGATTTCTGATGCCAAGCGTTTCAGCCATTTAAAAGAAGTCATTCAGTACGTACCGCTCGACCGAATGATGATTGAAACCGATGCGCCATTTATGCTTCCTAAAAACGTCCCGAATAGTCTCTTAAAGAAGTACCACGAGCGCCGTTGCGAACCTGCTTTTTTGCCGTATGTTGCCGGAACAATTGCGCAGTTCAAAGGAATTGCTTTGGATAAGGTTGCGGAGGGAACGACGAGGAATGCTAAGAGCTTTTTTGGGATTTAG